One window of Brevibacillus choshinensis genomic DNA carries:
- the parC gene encoding DNA topoisomerase IV subunit A — translation MLSNQIIEQSFAEIMGKRFGDYANLVILSRAIPDARDGLKPVQRRILYAMYEEGNTNDKPYRKSAKTVGFVMGTYHPHGDSAIYETMVRMAQWWKMRHVLIQGHGNFGSLDADPPAAMRYTESRLSALANEMTRDIEKDTVTFIPNYDNSAQQPAVLPSRFPNLLVNGASGIAVGFATDIPTHNLAEIIDAAVAQMKKPSITLDELMEYVKGPDFPTGAIVQGVSGIKKAFETGRGQFIIRAKTHIEEAKGGKLKKIVVSEIPHEVVKSKLVAQIDELVMERKIEGALAVRDETGRKEAELKKVRIVIDLRKEADEQAILNYLYKNTDLQIYYNYNMNVIHEGTIRQMGLKALLGAYIDHQKEVVTRRSQYDLDKKQHREHIVQGLIRAKSILREIVDTIMDSEDRADAKRNIMEKYGFTDLQADAILAIQLASLTRLDIVKLEKELASLAKEIEELQSILASEKKLIQVITGELNEIKKKYSEPRLTEIQGEIEEIKIDIAMQINAEDCIVTLTNEGYIKRTSPRSFKSVGGTLETCGVKEGDKVRHFVETNTSHTALFFTQDGKYFATLVNSFPDDKWKDIGSAIVNVIPLEKQQKIVGFTIVESFKQPSYVYHVSRHGLIKKTALSEYETNRSGALVAAKLKSEDDEFVTAFVVDEEGGILGATRDGMGIRFQRSEVSPTGRASSGVKAIALSSGDEVIMMMPVATDDTRSFSLLTTEGVVKRTAISDIPLQGRAGKGVQLIRKRKNNPHQLIALSIEETMYAWTSQNEWSLVSTDQVIVNEQGGIGRSVVEGGAKAVAFETVLPTEEAKEDQAKGSGEGSSSPQRSSETPFNLFDGISAEEKE, via the coding sequence ATGCTGTCCAATCAAATTATCGAACAAAGCTTTGCCGAAATTATGGGCAAGCGCTTCGGCGATTACGCCAATCTGGTCATCCTGTCCCGCGCCATTCCTGACGCAAGGGATGGACTCAAGCCGGTGCAGCGCCGAATCCTGTATGCGATGTACGAGGAAGGCAACACGAACGACAAGCCGTACCGGAAATCAGCAAAGACAGTCGGTTTTGTGATGGGTACATACCATCCGCATGGCGACTCAGCGATTTATGAAACGATGGTGCGGATGGCGCAATGGTGGAAAATGCGTCATGTCTTGATCCAGGGGCATGGAAACTTCGGCAGTCTGGATGCAGACCCGCCTGCAGCAATGCGCTACACGGAGTCCCGTTTGTCTGCTTTGGCGAATGAAATGACGCGCGATATCGAAAAAGACACCGTGACGTTCATTCCAAACTACGACAACTCGGCTCAGCAGCCTGCGGTATTGCCTTCACGGTTCCCTAACCTGTTGGTGAATGGGGCATCCGGGATTGCGGTAGGTTTTGCTACAGATATTCCGACCCACAACCTGGCAGAAATCATCGACGCGGCAGTTGCGCAAATGAAAAAGCCCTCCATCACCCTCGATGAGCTGATGGAGTATGTAAAAGGTCCGGATTTTCCAACAGGCGCGATCGTTCAAGGTGTTTCTGGCATTAAAAAAGCGTTTGAAACAGGACGCGGACAGTTCATCATCCGTGCCAAAACACACATAGAAGAGGCAAAGGGTGGCAAGCTCAAGAAAATTGTCGTCTCTGAAATCCCTCACGAAGTTGTCAAATCCAAGCTGGTAGCGCAGATTGATGAGCTCGTGATGGAAAGGAAGATCGAGGGAGCACTCGCAGTCCGAGACGAAACAGGACGCAAAGAAGCGGAATTAAAAAAGGTCCGAATCGTCATCGATCTTCGCAAGGAAGCGGATGAGCAGGCCATTCTCAATTACCTGTACAAAAATACAGATCTGCAAATCTATTACAACTACAACATGAACGTGATCCACGAGGGAACGATCAGGCAGATGGGGCTTAAAGCTCTACTGGGTGCTTACATCGATCACCAGAAAGAAGTAGTCACCCGTCGTTCCCAGTACGATCTCGATAAAAAACAGCACCGGGAGCATATCGTTCAAGGTCTGATCCGGGCGAAATCCATCTTGAGGGAAATCGTCGATACGATCATGGATTCCGAGGACCGTGCTGATGCGAAGCGGAACATCATGGAAAAGTACGGATTTACCGATTTGCAGGCCGATGCGATCTTGGCCATTCAACTGGCATCTCTGACCAGATTGGACATTGTGAAGCTGGAAAAGGAATTGGCGAGCTTGGCAAAAGAAATCGAGGAGCTTCAATCCATTTTGGCTAGCGAGAAGAAACTGATTCAGGTCATCACGGGCGAACTCAATGAGATCAAGAAAAAGTACTCGGAACCACGTCTGACAGAAATCCAGGGTGAGATCGAGGAAATCAAGATCGATATCGCGATGCAGATCAATGCAGAGGACTGTATCGTGACGCTCACAAACGAGGGTTACATCAAACGGACCAGCCCGCGTTCGTTCAAATCGGTCGGCGGTACGCTTGAGACGTGCGGGGTAAAAGAAGGCGACAAGGTGCGACATTTCGTGGAAACGAATACGTCCCATACCGCTCTATTCTTTACCCAGGACGGTAAATATTTTGCGACGCTGGTCAATTCCTTCCCGGATGACAAATGGAAGGATATAGGCTCTGCCATCGTCAATGTGATCCCACTCGAGAAGCAGCAGAAGATCGTTGGCTTTACCATCGTCGAGAGCTTCAAGCAGCCTAGTTACGTGTACCACGTCAGTCGCCACGGCTTGATTAAAAAGACAGCACTGTCCGAATACGAAACCAATCGTTCAGGAGCTCTCGTGGCTGCCAAGCTGAAATCGGAGGACGACGAGTTTGTCACAGCTTTTGTAGTCGATGAGGAAGGTGGCATCTTGGGAGCGACTCGTGACGGCATGGGGATCCGCTTCCAAAGAAGTGAGGTTAGTCCAACGGGTCGGGCGTCCAGCGGGGTCAAAGCGATCGCTCTGTCTTCTGGTGATGAAGTCATCATGATGATGCCAGTGGCAACAGACGACACTCGTTCCTTCAGCTTATTAACGACTGAGGGTGTGGTGAAACGTACGGCTATATCGGATATTCCTCTGCAGGGTCGAGCAGGCAAGGGTGTTCAGCTGATCCGGAAACGCAAAAACAACCCACATCAATTGATCGCTCTGAGCATTGAGGAGACGATGTACGCGTGGACGTCTCAAAATGAATGGAGCTTGGTTTCGACGGATCAAGTGATTGTCAACGAGCAAGGAGGCATCGGCCGATCCGTAGTTGAGGGTGGAGCCAAAGCAGTTGCCTTTGAAACGGTCTTGCCGACAGAAGAAGCGAAAGAAGATCAGGCAAAAGGCTCCGGTGAAGGTTCATCCTCCCCACAACGATCGTCAGAGACTCCATTCAATCTGTTTGACGGAATTTCTGCTGAGGAGAAGGAGTGA
- a CDS encoding metallophosphoesterase family protein — protein sequence MERILVISDIHGELEKWESLMEKVNYNPEKDQLILLGDYVDRGPASRGVLEKVMELHATGAIVLMGNHDHMMIKSFEQDPVFIERWFRNGAQKTLVSYGHAAAEQEVGPESLDLTPVLEQHISFLRGLDCYYETDDYIFVHGGVHPTTPLPETDPYTLMWIRDEFHKGYKGEKTVVFGHTPTEHFHGKNGVYFGENNIIGIDGGAVFGGQLNCLELPSKKVYSV from the coding sequence ATGGAGCGTATTTTGGTGATCAGCGATATTCACGGCGAGCTGGAAAAGTGGGAATCGTTGATGGAAAAAGTCAATTACAATCCCGAAAAAGATCAGTTGATTCTCTTGGGAGACTACGTAGATCGTGGCCCGGCTTCTAGAGGAGTGCTGGAAAAAGTGATGGAGCTGCATGCTACAGGTGCTATTGTCTTGATGGGAAATCACGACCATATGATGATCAAATCATTTGAGCAGGATCCCGTATTTATCGAACGTTGGTTCCGAAATGGCGCGCAAAAAACATTGGTCAGCTATGGTCATGCGGCGGCTGAACAGGAAGTCGGCCCTGAGTCGTTGGATTTGACTCCTGTACTGGAGCAGCACATTTCCTTTTTGAGGGGCTTAGACTGCTATTATGAGACGGATGATTACATTTTCGTTCATGGTGGTGTCCACCCGACGACACCGTTACCAGAAACGGATCCTTACACCCTCATGTGGATTCGCGACGAATTTCATAAAGGCTACAAAGGGGAAAAGACCGTCGTTTTCGGCCATACCCCTACAGAACATTTCCATGGCAAAAATGGCGTCTACTTCGGTGAGAACAACATCATCGGGATCGATGGCGGCGCCGTGTTTGGTGGTCAACTGAATTGTCTGGAATTGCCTAGCAAAAAAGTATATTCGGTATGA
- a CDS encoding sugar phosphate isomerase/epimerase family protein yields MQLGVFTVLFAQQSLEEMLDLVGAHGLNAVELGTGGFPGNAHCPLDELLESETKRQRFLQTIQSRDLRISALSCHGNPLHPQKAVAQEAHSLLEKTIALAERLEVPIVNTFSGCPGDSEGARYPNWPVAPWPNDYQELLDWQWNEKIYPYWTEIGRVAQSRHIKIGLELHGGFSVHTPGTLLRLRERAGEAIGANLDPSHLWWQGIDPVQAIRILGREKAIHHFHAKDTSIDPMNISMHGLTDMQPYSNMVGRAWQFRTVGYGHDLKTWADIMSALRLVGYDDVVSIEHEDGLMSIEEGFGRAVQNLKQVLIREPIGEMWWV; encoded by the coding sequence ATGCAGTTGGGAGTTTTTACGGTCCTCTTTGCCCAGCAGTCACTCGAAGAGATGCTTGACCTCGTCGGTGCCCATGGCCTGAATGCTGTAGAGTTGGGTACGGGCGGCTTTCCCGGTAACGCGCACTGTCCCTTAGATGAATTGTTAGAGAGTGAAACAAAACGTCAGCGTTTTCTTCAAACGATTCAATCACGTGACTTACGCATCAGCGCTCTGAGCTGCCACGGTAATCCCCTTCATCCGCAAAAGGCAGTCGCTCAAGAGGCTCATTCCCTCTTGGAAAAAACGATAGCGCTAGCAGAACGGCTAGAAGTGCCGATCGTCAACACCTTTTCTGGATGCCCGGGCGATTCGGAGGGAGCTCGATACCCAAACTGGCCAGTTGCACCATGGCCCAATGACTACCAAGAGCTGCTAGACTGGCAATGGAACGAGAAAATCTACCCGTACTGGACCGAAATCGGACGAGTGGCGCAGTCGCGACACATCAAGATCGGCCTGGAGCTTCACGGTGGTTTTTCAGTCCACACCCCTGGTACTCTCTTGCGCTTACGGGAACGAGCCGGGGAAGCGATCGGCGCCAATCTGGATCCGAGTCATTTGTGGTGGCAAGGCATCGATCCCGTGCAAGCAATCCGCATCTTGGGTCGTGAAAAAGCGATCCATCACTTTCACGCCAAAGACACGTCAATCGACCCTATGAACATCTCGATGCACGGTCTCACTGATATGCAGCCTTATTCGAATATGGTGGGGCGAGCGTGGCAATTCCGCACGGTGGGCTATGGTCACGACCTCAAGACATGGGCGGATATCATGAGCGCTCTGCGACTTGTCGGGTATGACGACGTCGTGAGCATTGAGCATGAGGACGGACTGATGTCTATCGAGGAAGGCTTTGGTCGTGCGGTACAAAATCTAAAGCAAGTGTTGATTCGAGAGCCGATTGGGGAAATGTGGTGGGTGTAA
- a CDS encoding LacI family DNA-binding transcriptional regulator: MATIQEVAKEAGVSVATVSRVLNHHDSVSAKTRAKVEDVIERLQYNPNMLGRNLRCAESRMLLVLVPSISNPFYSKIVQGIEDIARRNHYNTLLCTTDSDVERENVYLDLLRNRMADGVISMDPAVDLANIRKLGEEYPVIQCCEYSETDQTPYVSIDNQTAAYKAVKHLLMMGHKKVAIINSDERFLYARLRKEGYLRALREFKISVNQSYIIHTDLHFESGHRAMKALLGLDDRPTAVFAVSDTLAIGALRSIKEAELKVPDDMAVVGFDNIPFASMMNPSLTTVAQPMYEMGCEAARMLIKRISAPQDRVESIVLDYELIIRESTMG; this comes from the coding sequence ATGGCAACTATTCAGGAAGTAGCAAAGGAAGCAGGCGTATCTGTTGCTACCGTTTCCCGCGTTTTAAATCATCATGACTCCGTTTCCGCGAAAACCAGAGCCAAAGTAGAAGACGTCATCGAAAGACTGCAATACAACCCCAACATGCTCGGGCGAAATCTCCGTTGTGCGGAAAGCCGGATGCTGCTCGTCCTCGTTCCCAGCATCTCCAACCCGTTTTACTCCAAAATCGTGCAAGGAATTGAAGACATCGCGCGACGCAATCATTACAACACCCTCCTATGCACGACCGACTCCGATGTGGAGCGAGAAAACGTTTATTTGGATCTTTTGCGCAATCGGATGGCAGATGGCGTCATTTCCATGGATCCCGCTGTTGATTTGGCAAACATCCGAAAGCTGGGGGAAGAGTATCCGGTCATTCAATGCTGTGAATACAGCGAGACGGATCAAACACCTTATGTCTCCATTGACAACCAGACAGCAGCATATAAAGCAGTCAAGCATTTGCTGATGATGGGTCACAAAAAAGTAGCCATTATCAATTCTGATGAGAGGTTCCTCTATGCGAGACTTCGCAAGGAAGGTTATTTGCGAGCACTGAGAGAGTTTAAAATCTCAGTTAACCAGAGCTACATCATTCACACCGATTTACATTTCGAGAGTGGACATCGCGCGATGAAGGCATTGTTGGGGTTGGATGATCGCCCAACAGCCGTATTCGCGGTCTCGGACACGCTTGCCATCGGCGCATTGCGAAGCATCAAAGAAGCAGAGCTGAAGGTCCCCGATGACATGGCGGTAGTTGGCTTTGATAACATTCCGTTCGCCAGTATGATGAATCCCAGCTTGACGACAGTCGCGCAGCCTATGTATGAGATGGGGTGTGAGGCAGCGCGGATGCTGATCAAGCGGATTTCAGCCCCACAGGATCGGGTGGAGAGCATCGTCTTGGACTACGAGTTGATCATCCGTGAATCGACGATGGGATAA